The Osmerus eperlanus chromosome 12, fOsmEpe2.1, whole genome shotgun sequence genome has a segment encoding these proteins:
- the arsg gene encoding arylsulfatase G isoform X1 — translation MLFRLDSKLAKFSGGKIYRQLKPGFSMLLLSGTILSLLLLLTGSQHGGQAGPRERKPNFIIILADDIGWGDLGANLEGVRKTQTPNLDLMAEQGMRLTDFHSPASTCSPSRASLLTGRLGLRNGVTHNFAVGSVSGLPLSETTLAQLLQQAGYHTAMVGKWHLGHRGPYHPTNRGFDYYLGIPYSNDMGCTDQPGFDLPPCPPCDPGPQVHRETRAAAGGCYSQVALPLYENSTIIEQPLDPWRLTQSYTQAALRVIHTARQQGHPYLLYVALAHMHVPLAPSPSVSNGTEGGAYAASLREMDSLVGAIKNASDWTDQNNTLIWFTGDNGPWEQKCQYAGSAGPFQGKWQTSRGGGSAKRTTWEGGHRVPTVAYWPGSIAVNSISSALLSGLDVFPTLLSLAGVEPPSDRHYDGVDASEVLLHGAQTGHELSLLCPSPCLQFLFHPNSGAAGTFGDLQAVRVENYKAFYLTGAAEACGGSTGKAELHDPPLIFDLFRDKGEESPLDESTEEYQHTLERVRKGRDDLLWDIATDQSVSTADYTTRQSAAPCCDPRHTACRCHTTG, via the exons ATGTTGTTCCGACTGGATTCAAAGTTGGCCAAGTTTAGTGGTGGAAAAATCTATCGCCAGTTAAA GCCTGGATTCAGCATGCTGCTGCTGTCTGGGACCATACTCTCTCTGCTACTGCTGCTCACAGGGAGCCAACATGGAGGCCAGGCAGGACCCAGGGAGAGGAAGCCCAACTTTATCATCATTCTGGCAGACGACATAGGCTGGGGGGACCTGGGGGCTAACTTGGAGGGTGTGAGGAAGACCCAAACCCCGAATCTGGACCTGATGGCAGAGCAGGGGATGAG GCTGACAGACTTTCactctccagcctccacctgctccccaTCCCGCGCCTCCCTGCTCACCGGCCGGCTGGGCCTGCGGAATGGGGTGACACACAACTTTGCTGTGGGGTCTGTGTCGGGCCTGCCCCTCTCTGAGACCACGCTGGCACAGTTGCTACAGCAGGCAGGCTACCACACTGCCATGGTGGGGAAGTGGCACCTGGGGCACCGAGGACCCTACCATCCCACCAACAGAG GCTTTGATTATTACTTAGGTATACCCTACAGTAATGACATGGGCTGTACAGACCAGCCTGGATTtgacctgcccccctgccctccctgtgaCCCTGGGCCCCAAgtacacag AGAGACGAGGGCAGCTGCTGGAGGTTGTTACTCCCAGGTGGCCCTACCTCTGTATGAGAACAGCACCATCATAGAGCAGCCTCTGGACCCGTGGAGGCTGACACAGAGCTACACCCAGGCAGCTCTCAGGGTCATACACACcgcaag GCAACAAGGACATCCTTATCTGCTGTATGTGGCTCTTGCTCACATGCACgtccccctggccccctccccctcggtcTCCAATGGGACCGAGGGGGGGGCTTATGCTGCCAGCCTAAGGGAGATGGACAGCCTGGTGGGAGCGATAAAGAACGCGTCCGACTGGACAGACCAAAACAACACACTCATCTGGTTCACGG gTGATAATGGCCCCTGGGAACAGAAGTGCCAGTATGCAGGAAGTGCAGGGCCTTTCCAGGGGAAATGGCAGACCAGCAGAG GCGGGGGTTCTGCCAAGCGGACCACTTGGGAGGGGGGTCACAGGGTACCCACCGTGGCCTACTGGCCTGGCAGCATAGCAGTGAACAGCATCAGCTCTGCCCTGCTCAG tgGTCTGGATGTGTTCCCCACCCTCCTGTCCCTGGCGGGGGTGGAGCCTCCGTCTGATAGACACTACGATGGTGTGGACGCCTCAGAAGTCCTGCTGCATGGCGCCCAGACTGGACATGAG CTGTCTCTGttgtgtccctctccctgcttgCAGTTCCTCTTTCACCCCAACAGCGGTGCTGCAGGGACGTTTGGGGACCTGCAGGCCGTCAGAGTGGAGAACTACAAAGCCTTCTATCTCACAG GTGCTGCGGAGGCATGTGGAGGGAGCACAGGGAAGGCAGAGCTCCACGACCCCCCTCTAATCTTTGACCTGTTCCGGGACAAAGGGGAGGAGTCACCTTTAGACGAGAGCACAGAGGAGTATCAGCATACGCTGGAACGGGTCAGGAAGGGGCGGGATGACTTGCTGTGGGACATCGCCACTGACCAATCCGTATCCACGGCTGATTATACAACGAGACAGTCAGCAGCTCCCTGTTGTGACCCCAGACACACTGCCTGTCGCTGTCATACAActggctga
- the arsg gene encoding arylsulfatase G isoform X2 yields the protein MLFRLDSKLAKFSGGKIYRQLKPGFSMLLLSGTILSLLLLLTGSQHGGQAGPRERKPNFIIILADDIGWGDLGANLEGVRKTQTPNLDLMAEQGMRLTDFHSPASTCSPSRASLLTGRLGLRNGVTHNFAVGSVSGLPLSETTLAQLLQQAGYHTAMVGKWHLGHRGPYHPTNRGFDYYLGIPYSNDMGCTDQPGFDLPPCPPCDPGPQVHRETRAAAGGCYSQVALPLYENSTIIEQPLDPWRLTQSYTQAALRVIHTARQQGHPYLLYVALAHMHVPLAPSPSVSNGTEGGAYAASLREMDSLVGAIKNASDWTDQNNTLIWFTGDNGPWEQKCQYAGSAGPFQGKWQTSRGGGSAKRTTWEGGHRVPTVAYWPGSIAVNSISSALLSGLDVFPTLLSLAGVEPPSDRHYDGVDASEVLLHGAQTGHEFLFHPNSGAAGTFGDLQAVRVENYKAFYLTGAAEACGGSTGKAELHDPPLIFDLFRDKGEESPLDESTEEYQHTLERVRKGRDDLLWDIATDQSVSTADYTTRQSAAPCCDPRHTACRCHTTG from the exons ATGTTGTTCCGACTGGATTCAAAGTTGGCCAAGTTTAGTGGTGGAAAAATCTATCGCCAGTTAAA GCCTGGATTCAGCATGCTGCTGCTGTCTGGGACCATACTCTCTCTGCTACTGCTGCTCACAGGGAGCCAACATGGAGGCCAGGCAGGACCCAGGGAGAGGAAGCCCAACTTTATCATCATTCTGGCAGACGACATAGGCTGGGGGGACCTGGGGGCTAACTTGGAGGGTGTGAGGAAGACCCAAACCCCGAATCTGGACCTGATGGCAGAGCAGGGGATGAG GCTGACAGACTTTCactctccagcctccacctgctccccaTCCCGCGCCTCCCTGCTCACCGGCCGGCTGGGCCTGCGGAATGGGGTGACACACAACTTTGCTGTGGGGTCTGTGTCGGGCCTGCCCCTCTCTGAGACCACGCTGGCACAGTTGCTACAGCAGGCAGGCTACCACACTGCCATGGTGGGGAAGTGGCACCTGGGGCACCGAGGACCCTACCATCCCACCAACAGAG GCTTTGATTATTACTTAGGTATACCCTACAGTAATGACATGGGCTGTACAGACCAGCCTGGATTtgacctgcccccctgccctccctgtgaCCCTGGGCCCCAAgtacacag AGAGACGAGGGCAGCTGCTGGAGGTTGTTACTCCCAGGTGGCCCTACCTCTGTATGAGAACAGCACCATCATAGAGCAGCCTCTGGACCCGTGGAGGCTGACACAGAGCTACACCCAGGCAGCTCTCAGGGTCATACACACcgcaag GCAACAAGGACATCCTTATCTGCTGTATGTGGCTCTTGCTCACATGCACgtccccctggccccctccccctcggtcTCCAATGGGACCGAGGGGGGGGCTTATGCTGCCAGCCTAAGGGAGATGGACAGCCTGGTGGGAGCGATAAAGAACGCGTCCGACTGGACAGACCAAAACAACACACTCATCTGGTTCACGG gTGATAATGGCCCCTGGGAACAGAAGTGCCAGTATGCAGGAAGTGCAGGGCCTTTCCAGGGGAAATGGCAGACCAGCAGAG GCGGGGGTTCTGCCAAGCGGACCACTTGGGAGGGGGGTCACAGGGTACCCACCGTGGCCTACTGGCCTGGCAGCATAGCAGTGAACAGCATCAGCTCTGCCCTGCTCAG tgGTCTGGATGTGTTCCCCACCCTCCTGTCCCTGGCGGGGGTGGAGCCTCCGTCTGATAGACACTACGATGGTGTGGACGCCTCAGAAGTCCTGCTGCATGGCGCCCAGACTGGACATGAG TTCCTCTTTCACCCCAACAGCGGTGCTGCAGGGACGTTTGGGGACCTGCAGGCCGTCAGAGTGGAGAACTACAAAGCCTTCTATCTCACAG GTGCTGCGGAGGCATGTGGAGGGAGCACAGGGAAGGCAGAGCTCCACGACCCCCCTCTAATCTTTGACCTGTTCCGGGACAAAGGGGAGGAGTCACCTTTAGACGAGAGCACAGAGGAGTATCAGCATACGCTGGAACGGGTCAGGAAGGGGCGGGATGACTTGCTGTGGGACATCGCCACTGACCAATCCGTATCCACGGCTGATTATACAACGAGACAGTCAGCAGCTCCCTGTTGTGACCCCAGACACACTGCCTGTCGCTGTCATACAActggctga
- the LOC134031919 gene encoding WD repeat domain phosphoinositide-interacting protein 1-like, whose amino-acid sequence METRETSDGPEGPQGLICASFNQDTTSLSVGTKAGYRLFSVTSVEKMDCIHEGAECPDVYIVERLFSSSLVVVVSLSMPRRMNVYHFKKGTEICNYSYSNNILSVRLNRQRLVVCLEESVYIHNIKDMKLLKTLLNTPSNPTGLCALSVNHGNSYLAYPGSATVGEIIVYDANNLSTMTMIPAHDSPLAALTFNASGTKLASASERGTVIRVFTIPEGQRLFEFRRGMKRYVSISSLSFSADAQFLCASSNTETVHIFKLEVHSPSREEESPTWSAYVGKMFSAASTYLPTQVSDMMHQDRAFATVRLNMFGLKNVCALATVQKLPRLLVASSDGHLYIYNVDPQDGGECVLVRKHRLFETGEEPVEPEEEAESEEGLPQPPNQSYAATVALSSTPPSSSALTGYSEDGGAQKGDVIPEHEFAEAPVCLDDENEFPPVSNQSN is encoded by the exons ATGGAGACAAGAGAGACATCAGACGGTCCGGAAGGGCCTCAAGGCTTGATCTGTGCCTCGTTTAACCAGGACACCAC gtcCTTGTCTGTGGGCACCAAAGCTGGCTACAGGCTCTTCTCTGTCACTTCTGTGGAGAAGATGGACTGCATCCACGAGGGAG CGGAGTGTCCAGACGTGTACATCGTGGAGCGCCTGTTCTCCAGCagtctggtggtggtggtcagTCTCTCCATGCCCCGCAGGATGAACGTCTACCACTTCAAGAAGGGGACGGAGATCTGCAACTACAGCTACTCCAACAACATCCTCTCAGTCCGCCTCAACAGACAG AGGTTGGTGGTGTGTCTTGAGGAGTCTGTTTACATCCACAACATCAAAGACATGAAGCTGCTCAAAACACTGCTCAACACCCCTTCCAACCCAACAG gTCTGTGCGCCCTGTCAGTCAACCATGGTAACTCCTACCTGGCATACCCTGGCAGTGCCACCGTAGGAGAGATCATTGTGTACGATGCCAACAATCTG AGCACGATGACGATGATCCCCGCCCATGACAGCCCGCTGGCAGCCCTCACCTTCAACGCCTCAGGAACCAAACTGGCCAGTGCATCTGAGAGG ggaACAGTCATCCGAGTGTTCACCATCCCAGAGGGACAGAGACTGTTTGAGTTCCGCAGAGGCATGAaaag gtATGTGAGCATCAGCTCATTGTCCTTCAGTGCTGACGCCCAGTTCCTCTGTGCCTCAAGCAACACAGAGACCGTTCACATCTTCAAACTGGAAGTACACAGCCCTAG CCGGGAAGAGGAGTCTCCCACATGGTCTGCATACGTGGGCAAGATGTTCTCTGCTGCCAGCACCTACCTGCCAACCCAGGTGTCAGACATGATGCATCAGGACCGGGCCTTCGCCACCGTCAGGCTCAACATGTTCGGTCTGAAGAACGTCTGTGCCCTCGCCAC ggtccaGAAGCTGCCTCGGCTGCTGGTGGCCTCCTCCGACGGACACCTGTACATCTACAACGTGGACCCTCAGGACGGAGGGGAGTGTGTGCTGGTCAGGaaacacag ACTGTTTGAGACCGGTGAGGAGCCAGTCGAGCCTGAAGAAGAGGCGGAGTCAGAGGAAGGACTGCCCCAGCCACCCAACCAATCGTATGCTGCCACTGTCGCCCTCTCCTCAactccgccctcctcctctgctctcacag gCTACTCGGAAGATGGGGGGGCCCAGAAGGGTGATGTCATCCCAGAGCATGAGTTTGCTGaagcacctgtctgtctggacgACGAGAACGAGTTTCCACCAGTCAGCAACCAGAGCAACTga
- the prkar1ab gene encoding protein kinase, cAMP-dependent, regulatory, type I, alpha (tissue specific extinguisher 1) b, with protein MASGSTSSEEERSLRECELYVQKHNIQQLLKDCIVQLCTSRPDRPMAFLREYFERLEKEEAKQIQSQQKASSSRSDSRDEEVSPPMNPVVKGRRRRGAFSAEVYTEEDAASYVRKVIPKDYKTMAALAKAIEKNVLFSHLDDNERSDIFDAMFPVTYIAGETVILQGDEGDNFYVIDQGEMDVYVNNEWVTSIGEGGSFGELALIYGTPRAATVRAKTNVKLWGIDRDSYRRILMGSTLRKRKMYEEFLRKVSILESLDKWERLTVADALEPVQFEDGQKIVVQGEPGDEFFIILEGSAAVLQRRSENEEFVEVGRLGPSDYFGEIALLMNRPRAATVVARGPLKCVKLDRPRFERVLGPCSDILKRNIQQYNSFVSLSV; from the exons ATGGCGTCAGGCAGCACgagcagtgaggaggagaggagcctgAGGGAGTGTGAGCTCTATGTGCAGAAACACAACATCCAGCAGCTTCTCAAAGACTGCATTGTCCAGCTGTGCACCTCCAGGCCAGACAGACCCATGGCCTTCCTTAGAGAGTACTTtgagaggctggagaag GAGGAAGCAAAGCAGATCCAGAGCCAGCAGAAGGCCAGCAGCTCGCGCTCCGACTCGCGCGACGAGGAAGTGTCCCCGCCCATGAACCCCGTGGTGAAGGGGCGCCGGCGGAGAGGAGCGTTCAGCGCAGAGGTCTACACGGAGGAGGACGCCGCGTCATACGTCCGCAAG GTCATTCCCAAAGACTACAAAACAATGGCCGCCCTGGCCAAAGCCATCGAAAAGAACGTGCTTTTCTCACACCTGGATGACAACGAGAGGAG CGACATCTTTGATGCCATGTTTCCAGTGACCTACATTGCCGGGGAGACAGTCATTCTGCAGG GCGATGAAGGTGATAACTTCTACGTTATCGACCAAGGGGAAATGGAC GTGTATGTGAATAATGAGTGGGTGACCAGCattggggaggggggcagcttcGGAGAGCTGGCCCTGATCTATGGGACGCCCAGGGCAGCTACGGTCCGAGCCAAGACCAACGTCAAGCTGTGGGGCATCGACAGAGACAGCTACAGGAGAATACTCATG GGCAGCACcttgaggaagaggaagatgtaTGAAGAGTTCCTCAGGAAGGTCTCCATTCTAG AGTCTCTGGACAAATGGGAGCGCCTGACAGTGGCCGACGCCCTGGAGCCTGTGCAGTTTGAGGACGGCCAGAAGATCGTGGTGCAGGGAGAGCCAGGGGATGAGTTCTTCATCATCCTTGAG GGTTCTGCGGCCGTGTTGCAGCGCCGGTCAGAGAACGAGGAGtttgtggaggtggggaggcTAGGACCCTCCGACTACTTTG gcgaGATCGCGCTGCTGATGAACCGCCCCCGTGCGGCCACAGTGGTGGCCCGCGGCCCTCTGAAGTGTGTGAAGCTGGACCGGCCGCGGTTCGAGCGCGTCCTAGGCCCCTGTTCCGACATCCTCAAGCGCAACATCCAGCAGTACAACAGCTTCGTCTCGCTCTCCGTCTGA